From the Helianthus annuus cultivar XRQ/B chromosome 17, HanXRQr2.0-SUNRISE, whole genome shotgun sequence genome, the window tgttttcctggttaaattacaattttgccctcaatgtaaaattacagtcatgccgtTAGCTGCCTGTCACTcccccattggtccatttaatttacgattttatccctgagataaaattatgatttcgccctcagttaaaaattacgtttttcccatcgttttagttttttttagcaaaactataaaagttttttGTTTTCATTGGTTAACTCCATTTAATTTTTTCCAGTGTGAAGGAGCTGCCTAAACTCGCTCATTaatcctgaaaaattacagttttacCCTGAGCCGAAAATTACGATGTTattattgttttagtttttttcctaGTAGTAATTATTCGGCGAAGCAACTACTAGTTTGTCGTTAAAGTATAGCCCCTCACCTTCTTCCCCCACTTCTTCCCCTCTGCCGTCACTCCGCCGTAAACAGCTATCACCTCAATAACATATGTTACATAGCCTTTGTGGTTAACCCTTTGTTGACATAGAATTCAAAGGATGTCAAGAATCTATTGTTCGTTTCTTCACTACCTCTTTCACAGAAATTGAAAACAAATGCTATCTCCATGTGGGTTCCCCTAATCAGGTCAGTTTATCGCCGAAATTTGGTCAAATATGACCGCATTTCCCGATTCAGTTCAGTTTCATCACTTGCTCAGTTACCTTTCTCCGACGTATCAGACTCCGGTTCAGAAGAAAACTACCCACACCCCTTTAACAACAACAATATTGCCGCATTTGATCATGCCCAccaggtgtttgataaaatgtcaGTTATTGAAACCTTAAACTACTTAAAAGAACAACCCAATACAGCATTGAATTTACTCACCCGATTGAAACTATGTGGTTTTACCCATGATGTTGCAACTTATATGGCTATTATAAGGTTTATGTGTTACTGGGGTATGATTAGTAGGTTAAAGTTTTTGTTTTTAGAGGTTATTGTGGATAAAGATGGGGCTTTTGGGTTTAACGTTTCGGATTTGTTTGAAGGGTTGTTGAAAGAGTTTAATGTTGGCGATCAACATTTGTTTGTTATAGCAGTTGATGCTTTGATTAAGGCTTTTCTTAACGTTAGACGGCTTGATCAAGcgtttgaggttttggtaaagaTACAAGGTCGATTTGTTCTGTCTGTGCGGACGTGTAATCTTTTTTTGAACGAGTTGGTTGAAGAGGGTGAAGTAGATACCGCTATGGCGGTTTATGAACATTTAAAGACGAGCGGTTTTTGTCCAAACGTGTGCACGTATGGGATTGTGGTTAAAGGACTGTGTAGGAAAGGACGCGTGAATGAAGCTGCAGATGTCTTCAGAGAAATGGAAGAAACTGGAGTTGAGCCCGATGCGTTCACGTTCGGTTCGTATATTGACGGGCTTTGCTCAAATGGCAACACAGACTTGGCTTTTGTGTTGCTTAAAAGGTCGCGAGACGATGGTTCACCCGTCGATGTTTTCACATACGCTTCTGTCATTCGTGGTTTTGTAAGAGAGTTGAAGTTCGACTCTGCAGAGAACGTTTTTCTTTACATGAAACAGTCGGCAATCGTGCCTGATGCTTATTGTTACGGGGCGTTAATCCAAGGGTACTGTAAAAGAAACAATCTTCGAAAGGCCTTGGATCTTCACGATGACATGAATTCAAACGGTATCCAAACTAATTGTGTTATCTTGAGCTCAATTATGCAATGTTTGTGTCATTTGGGGATGTTGTCCGAAGCTGTGGACCGGTTTACAAAAGCAAAGGAATCCGGTGTTTTTCTCGATGAAATTTCGTACACGATTGCTATTGATGCTCTATGCAGACAACGGAAAATCGGTGAAGCAGTTTTGTTGCTAGACGAGATGAAATTAAAGAAAATGAACCCAGATGTTACGCACTACACAACTTTGATCAATGGATTTTGTCTTCTTAACGATCTTAAGAACGCTTTAAAAATCTTTAATGAGATGAATGAGAATGGCTTGAAACCCGATACGGTTATCTTCCATGCGCTTATTGGTGGGTTTTTAAAATG encodes:
- the LOC110920870 gene encoding pentatricopeptide repeat-containing protein At2g26790, mitochondrial produces the protein MWVPLIRSVYRRNLVKYDRISRFSSVSSLAQLPFSDVSDSGSEENYPHPFNNNNIAAFDHAHQVFDKMSVIETLNYLKEQPNTALNLLTRLKLCGFTHDVATYMAIIRFMCYWGMISRLKFLFLEVIVDKDGAFGFNVSDLFEGLLKEFNVGDQHLFVIAVDALIKAFLNVRRLDQAFEVLVKIQGRFVLSVRTCNLFLNELVEEGEVDTAMAVYEHLKTSGFCPNVCTYGIVVKGLCRKGRVNEAADVFREMEETGVEPDAFTFGSYIDGLCSNGNTDLAFVLLKRSRDDGSPVDVFTYASVIRGFVRELKFDSAENVFLYMKQSAIVPDAYCYGALIQGYCKRNNLRKALDLHDDMNSNGIQTNCVILSSIMQCLCHLGMLSEAVDRFTKAKESGVFLDEISYTIAIDALCRQRKIGEAVLLLDEMKLKKMNPDVTHYTTLINGFCLLNDLKNALKIFNEMNENGLKPDTVIFHALIGGFLKCGRYKEMMILLDNMVVRGLKPTSTTHNIVIDGLCKGGKMKQAASFFNKLETKSLNNYVAMINGYCDLDNVDNAYELFVTLPEQEKTGLLLAKNGCFKLLTGLFEKRKTNEAIKLFKTILGSENGLSKIMYSKLIAACCRAGDMITAREVFVTMIAREIPPDVISYTIMLHGYFKMNCLTKAYDIFRCMIHDGIQPDIITYTVFLDGESKVKRKGFISSENGSEEKGLQRYLTKMQELTPDLIHYTVLIDHHCKSNNLQHAKFLFNEMIERGLKPDTIAYTSLIRGHSPKEYVEAQVLYNNMLRAGVPQDSRSVRALERVKLTIRGNQYEG